In Aquimarina sp. TRL1, a single window of DNA contains:
- the apaG gene encoding Co2+/Mg2+ efflux protein ApaG, translated as MIQQVTRGIRISVKTTFEGTFYKNYKIHFAFGYQITIENQSKDSVQLTSRFWEIKDSLNNTEIVEGEGVIGKKPVLKPGESHTYKSGCLLSSPFGAMSGYYNMVNFTSTRKFKVTIPPFKLSAPFALN; from the coding sequence ATGATTCAACAGGTTACCAGAGGCATAAGAATTTCGGTGAAAACCACCTTTGAAGGCACGTTCTATAAGAACTATAAGATCCATTTTGCCTTTGGTTATCAGATCACTATAGAAAACCAAAGTAAAGACTCCGTACAACTTACCTCTCGTTTTTGGGAAATCAAAGACTCTTTAAACAATACTGAAATTGTGGAAGGAGAAGGCGTTATCGGAAAAAAACCTGTCCTAAAACCAGGAGAGTCTCACACTTACAAAAGCGGATGTCTTCTCAGCTCTCCTTTTGGCGCTATGAGTGGGTATTACAACATGGTCAACTTCACATCTACCAGAAAATTCAAGGTAACCATCCCTCCTTTTAAATTGAGCGCTCCTTTTGCCCTCAACTAA